TGAGTCTTCCATAAGCCGATTTGAAAATGGGGGAGCGCTTTATATCCTCGCTTGGAGGGTGCGACTGCCACCCAACTATCGGTCGGCGGATTGACAGTTCTTCGCAGATGTTTTGCAACATGAGGGAAAAACTCATCGCTGCCATGCGCTGATAACCGATCCGCGAAATGCCTGCCTAATTTCTCGAATTTGGGTTGGACAAGTGTTTGCAAGGCGTTCATTCGTTTTTCTAATCCGTCGATCGAAAACAAGTCAAAATCATTTGATTCCCAAAAAAAGTTTCTCAAGCTTATTCCTCCTTTGCATAAAGCACGTTTATCGTAACAGAAATTGGGGAATAATGAAGGTAACGAGGCTCATGACTAGAATTATTCCTCTTGTCTGCATATTGTAGTTATAATAGACGGAATAAATAAACTCATTAAAGAAAAGGGGTGCCCACGATGAAACAGGTCGTGCATGTTATTCGAAAAGCGGACGTTGAAAAAGAATATGTGAAAGTACTTAACCTGGAGCTGGACTATGAATTGGCGACATTATATGATGCCATACAAACAGATGATGAAAAACAAGTTATGAAAAGTACCAACAGATTGCATCAGATTCATCGAGAGCTGGAAACGTTAAATGGATTCGCACAATGATAATTCACTATCGACTTAGGCATCCGAAGGCATCGTTCCTAAAGGGAATTGTGTTATCGGATGCCTATCTTTGTTATACTAGAAGAAATACTGTTAATCATTGGAAGGGTTGAAGTTTATTGAATTGGGGATTTGTGGATCGCTACGCAAAATCATTGATAAAGGAAGCTGGTCATAAAATCCGGGTTTCTTTTTTTAATCAAATACATATTGATTCGAAAGCAGATGCGAATGATCTTGTCACGAATATTGACCAGGAAATTGAACAATTCTTTATAAAACGCATTCAAGCTGATTTTCCTACTCATAAAATAATAGGTGAGGAAGGTTTTGGCGATAAAGTCGAATCGATTGAAGGCGTTGTGTGGATTCTCGATCCGATTGATGGGACAATGAATTTTATCCACCAACAACGAAATTTTGCAATTTCGCTTGGTATTTATCTTGATGGTGTTGGCATGCTAGGGTATATCTATGATGTTGTTCGAGATGACTTTTATCATGCGAAAAAAGATGAAGGTGCGTATTACAACGACGAACGATTGCCTAAATTAGAAAAGGTTGCGGTAAATAATGCCGTTATCGGAGTAAATGCAAGATGGGTTGCACCGAACAGGTATATTGATCACGAAAAAATGATTGGACTTGTGCTAGAATGCAGAGGGACTCGGTCATATGGTTCTGCCGCCATTGAAATTGCTTACGTTGCTTCAGGTAGGCTTGATGCATATATTTCAATGAGATTGTCGCCGTGGGATATCGCGGGTGGAATGGTTATTGCAAATGAGGTCGGTGCAATTACAACAAATTTAAATGGCGAGCCGTCGCATGTTTTGGGACAAGACTCATTTATTGTAGCGCGTCCTCGTTTACATGAAGACATTTTAAAAAATTACATCCGATTAATAAAATAAAAAACTGTGAAAAAGGACCGAGTATCGGTTCTTCTTAACAGTTTTCATGGAAATTCTATCCCGCGTCAACGTGCCGTAAAGCCCATCAACGGCACATAAGAGCGGAGGAATAAAAACCATTCCTCCCTGCCCGATTGGTTCAACAAAGAAGAATGGAACTTTATTCTTCCTCATTCTTCCTACTTTATAACAAACCTTGTTCGCGCATTTTTTTCTTTGTTTTAAATCCGTAGCCCATTACTAATGTTAATGCGATGATGGCGGCAATGCCGCCGGGTATGCTTCTGAAACCGACCGCGATACCGATTGCGCACATTGATAAGATAGCAGCAATGGAATATAGAACGAAAATCCATTTAATGTCTTTCACCCGAAAACCCTCCATCAAATAAAAAAGTTTTTATATTATTGACTCTTATGCTATAATAACACAGTTACCCAGATGAAAAAAGATTAATGGAGTGAAATCATGACAATAGAACGTAATGACTTAAGAAACATAGCAATTATTGCCCACGTAGACCATGGTAAAACAACACTAGTTGACCAGTTATTAAAACAATCAGGAATTTTTAGAGCAAATGAACAAGTCGATGATCGTGCAATGGATTCTGATGACATTGAACGTGAACGCGGAATTACAATTCTAGCGAAAAATACGGCTATCGAATATAAAAACACGAAAATCAACATTCTTGATACGCCAGGTCACGCCGATTTCGGCGGAGAAGTGGAACGTATTTTGAAAATGGTTGACGGAGTAATCCTAGTTGTGGACTCGTACGAAGGATGTATGCCACAAACGCGATTCGTGCTTAAAAAAGCACTAGAGGAAAACTTGAAACCAATCGTCGTAGTAAATAAGATTGACCGGGAGTTTGCACGCCCTGAAGAAGTAGTTGACGAGGTTCTTGAACTGTTTATTGAGCTTGATGCAAATGATGAACAACTCGAGTTTCCAGTTATTTATGCTTCTGGCTTCAACGGCACAGCAAGTTTGTCTTCTGATCCAGCAGACCAAGAAGAAACGTTACAAGTTCTTTATGATGCAATTCTTGAGCATATTCCAGCGCCAATCGATAATCGTGAAGAGCCACTACAATTTCAAGTATCACTTCTAGATTACAGTGATTATGTTGGACGTATTGGAATAGGTAGAGTTTTCCGCGGGTCTATGAAAGTGGGCCAGCAAGTTTCAGTTATTAAACGTGACGGTTCAATCAAGAACTTCCGTGTAACGAAAATGTCTGGATTCCTCGGATTAAAGCGAGTTGATATTCAAGAAGCTTTC
This genomic window from Sporosarcina sp. Marseille-Q4063 contains:
- a CDS encoding inositol monophosphatase family protein; the protein is MNWGFVDRYAKSLIKEAGHKIRVSFFNQIHIDSKADANDLVTNIDQEIEQFFIKRIQADFPTHKIIGEEGFGDKVESIEGVVWILDPIDGTMNFIHQQRNFAISLGIYLDGVGMLGYIYDVVRDDFYHAKKDEGAYYNDERLPKLEKVAVNNAVIGVNARWVAPNRYIDHEKMIGLVLECRGTRSYGSAAIEIAYVASGRLDAYISMRLSPWDIAGGMVIANEVGAITTNLNGEPSHVLGQDSFIVARPRLHEDILKNYIRLIK
- a CDS encoding YlaF family protein translates to MKDIKWIFVLYSIAAILSMCAIGIAVGFRSIPGGIAAIIALTLVMGYGFKTKKKMREQGLL